The sequence below is a genomic window from Deltaproteobacteria bacterium.
CAACATGGCCATCTGCGTGGCCTGCTTCGGGCGGGATATCGCCGGGGCCGTGGGGCTGCACCGGGCCGAGGTGGTGCAGTATCTGCGTCCGGAAATCATCGGGTTCGTGCTGGGGTCCTTCGCGGCCGCTCTCGTTTTCAAGGAATTCAAGCCCACGGGCGGTTCATCGCCCATGATCCGATTCGTGCTGGGCATGATCGCCATGATCGGCGCCCTGGTTTTTCTGGGCTGTCCGTGGCGGGTCATTCTGCGTCTGGCTGGCGGTGACGGCAACGCCCTGTTTGGGCTGCTCGGTCTGATTGCCGGCGTCTGGATCGGAACCCTGTTTTTCAAGAACGGCTTTTCCCTGGGCCGCAGTCAATCCCAGTCTTCGTGCGCGGGGCTTATGCTGCCGTTGATCATGCTGGGCCTTCTGGCTCTGCGCGTGATTTTTCCGCCCATTCCCGCCGCCGCCCAGAGCGGCGTGCTCTGGTATTCCCTCAAGGGCCCTGGAGCGGCGTACGCGCCCTTGGTTTTTTCGCTGGGCGCGGGCCTGGGTATCGGTTTTCTGGCCCAGCGGAGCCGGTTTTGCACCATGGGCGCCATCCGCGACGTGCTTTTGTTCCGGCAGTGGTATCTGATGTCCGGTTTTCTGGCCCTGCTGGGGGCGGCCCTGGTCGCCAATCTCGTCCTTGGCCAGTTCAAGCCCGGTTTCGAGGGCCAGCCCGTGGCCCATACCATGTGGTTTTGGAATTTCGCGGGCATGCTCATGGCCGGTCTGGCCTTTGCCCTGGCCGGTGGGTGCCCTGGCCGACAGCTGTTCATGTCCGGCGAGGGCAACAGCGACGCCGGAATTTTTGTCCTGGGTTCAGTGGTTGGCGCTGGCGTGGCCCACAATTTCGGTTTGGCCAGCTCGCCCCAGGGCATCGGTCCGCACGGCGTGGCCGGGGTGGTCATTGGCATGTTGGTCTTGATTTTTATTGGTGTGACGCACTGCAAACGGTAGGAGGCCGATCATGAAACAGACAGTTGATGCGCGGGGTTTGTCCTGCCCGCAGCCGGTGCTTTTGGCCATGCAGGCCATGCGCGCGGCCGGTTCCGGAGAAATCGAGGTTGTGGTGGACAACGAGGCCAGCCGGGAAAATGTCGGCCGGGCCGCGCAAAGCCAGGGCTGGAGCGTGGCCGTGACGGACCTGGGCAACGACGAATTCCGCCTGGATCTGGCCAAATCATGAAATGGGCGCGGGCGCTTTTTCCCCGCAAGACCGAGCCCAAACGCGGCCTGTCGGAAAAGGCCATGCTGCTCTATCCGAGCACGGGCGAGGTCATCCGGGCCGAGGCGGCGCTCAAACAGGCCGGTGTGATGGTGGCGGTCAAGGGGCCGCCGCCGGAGCTGCGCCAGGGCTGCGACATGGTCATCGAATTTCCCCTTTTGGAAGAAATGCGCGTCAGGGAGGTGCTGGACGGCCACAACCTGTCGCCCCTGCGCGTGGCCGTGGTTCAGGACCATCTTCTGGAGCCGGTCTCGCTGTATCACGTCAAGGAGTTGGATGGTTTCCTCATGGTCCGGGCCGCGAACATGAAGATCACCGTGAACCGGGCGGATGGGCGTATCGTCAATATTTCGGGCGGGGGCTGTCCGGACGTGCCCTATCTGGCCGAAATGCTGGTCGGCAAAACCCTGGACGAGGCCCCCGAGCCGCGCGTCCTGGGTCAGACCCTGTGTGGCTATGCCTTGCAACTCGCGTTCGAGGAGGTGCGCCGTCTATGTCGTGGTTGATTGTCGGTACCGTGCCCAGGGATGAACACGGTCTGACCTGGGGTGGGTTTGCACTGCGGGGCGACGTGCTCGACGTGGACGGTCGGGCCGTGAAGATCGCCCGTGGCACGCCGGCGCTTCTGGCCACGGCTTCCGTGGCGGCGAGAACCTTG
It includes:
- a CDS encoding preprotein translocase subunit TatB — translated: MKQTVDARGLSCPQPVLLAMQAMRAAGSGEIEVVVDNEASRENVGRAAQSQGWSVAVTDLGNDEFRLDLAKS
- a CDS encoding DUF3343 domain-containing protein, whose product is MKWARALFPRKTEPKRGLSEKAMLLYPSTGEVIRAEAALKQAGVMVAVKGPPPELRQGCDMVIEFPLLEEMRVREVLDGHNLSPLRVAVVQDHLLEPVSLYHVKELDGFLMVRAANMKITVNRADGRIVNISGGGCPDVPYLAEMLVGKTLDEAPEPRVLGQTLCGYALQLAFEEVRRLCRG
- a CDS encoding YedE-related selenium metabolism membrane protein, giving the protein MSRGVKNVFATGAGIIAVGALIGVVAALLQKFGNPANMAICVACFGRDIAGAVGLHRAEVVQYLRPEIIGFVLGSFAAALVFKEFKPTGGSSPMIRFVLGMIAMIGALVFLGCPWRVILRLAGGDGNALFGLLGLIAGVWIGTLFFKNGFSLGRSQSQSSCAGLMLPLIMLGLLALRVIFPPIPAAAQSGVLWYSLKGPGAAYAPLVFSLGAGLGIGFLAQRSRFCTMGAIRDVLLFRQWYLMSGFLALLGAALVANLVLGQFKPGFEGQPVAHTMWFWNFAGMLMAGLAFALAGGCPGRQLFMSGEGNSDAGIFVLGSVVGAGVAHNFGLASSPQGIGPHGVAGVVIGMLVLIFIGVTHCKR